CTGGGGATCGTCGTCCGCGAGGTCAGCGCCGAGCGCGCGGTGGCGACCATGCCCGTCGCCGGCAACACCCAGCCGTTCGGCCTCCTGCACGGCGGCGCGACCGCCGCGCTCGCCGAGACGCTCGGCTCGTACGCCGCGGTCGCCCACGCGGGACCGGGTCGCCTCGCCGTGGGCATCGAGCTGAACGCGACGCACCACCGATCCGCGCGGTCGGGGACCGTCACGGGGACGGCCGAGGCGGTGCACCTGGGACGGACGCTCGCGACCTACGAGATCGTCGTCGACGACGAGGCCGGCCGCCGGCTGTGCACGGCACGCCTCACGTGCATGATCCTCGACGGGCGTTGAGTCCCGGGGCGGCCTGACACGGGACCGGCCGCGTCAGGCAGCCGTCGTCACCAGCCGCGGCCGGGCGTGGCCGTCGGGCGGCGCATCGCGGCAGACCGGTCGATCCGCAGGCCGAGCGAGGTGGTCTGCTCGGCCTCGGCGGGCTGGCGCGCGGCACGCGCCTGCCGACGCCGCGCGATGAGGTCCTCGAGCCCGCGCGGACCCGGTCGGCGCGCGGCGACCACGGTCGCGCCGTCGTGCTGCAGACGTCGCTGCAGGGCGGCGGTCCCGGCCACCCGGAACGCCGCCGCGGGGGCGAACCCGAGCCGTGCGAGGAA
The sequence above is a segment of the Cellulomonas palmilytica genome. Coding sequences within it:
- a CDS encoding hotdog fold thioesterase; the protein is MTDTPETAPTGHPDPGTPRSGLPESLVDERGTLIERLGIVVREVSAERAVATMPVAGNTQPFGLLHGGATAALAETLGSYAAVAHAGPGRLAVGIELNATHHRSARSGTVTGTAEAVHLGRTLATYEIVVDDEAGRRLCTARLTCMILDGR